A portion of the Cellulophaga algicola DSM 14237 genome contains these proteins:
- a CDS encoding DEAD/DEAH box helicase codes for MSKHFSKLGVNEVFQKSLADLEITTPTDIQVKTIPLVLTAKKDIVALAKTGTGKTAAFGLPLLQLVNTKNNDIQVVILAPTRELGQQIYANLVSFAKYSPAIVIASICGGTPIKPQIEKLKSATHVVVATPGRLVDLIQQKAINIKNTSYLVLDEADEMVTALKQDLDPIVKELPEERRTLLFTATMPGAIKQLVQNYLNKNVMHLEADMDTIGHQGIEHQYIVVEPIEKLDVLLHFLSSREGEQGIIFCKTKAAVNKLAKNLAINKFSSGALHGSLTQVIRDRVMGQFREGQLKILVATDLASRGIDVKDISYVVNYHLPETYDLYVHRSGRTARAGANGLSITILQQEEVADIPVFEKELGITFHKIEKADAASIEETNALLWAKKVFKTKPNRDVTEDFKNKIKTVFHHLTKDELIDKVLANYLEHNTNILPKEETPTNKKNI; via the coding sequence ATGTCAAAGCATTTTTCCAAGCTAGGAGTTAACGAAGTATTTCAAAAAAGTTTAGCTGATTTAGAAATTACTACCCCTACAGATATTCAGGTGAAGACCATTCCGCTAGTACTTACTGCAAAGAAAGATATTGTGGCTTTGGCAAAAACGGGTACTGGAAAAACAGCTGCATTTGGGCTGCCATTATTACAATTGGTAAATACAAAAAACAACGATATTCAAGTGGTTATTTTGGCCCCTACAAGGGAGTTAGGACAGCAGATTTACGCCAATTTAGTCTCGTTTGCTAAATATAGTCCGGCTATTGTTATTGCATCAATTTGCGGAGGAACACCTATAAAACCTCAGATTGAAAAATTAAAAAGTGCAACTCACGTAGTTGTTGCTACACCAGGACGTTTGGTAGATTTAATTCAGCAGAAAGCCATCAACATAAAAAATACCTCGTATTTGGTGTTAGATGAAGCAGATGAAATGGTGACAGCTTTAAAGCAAGATCTAGATCCTATTGTAAAAGAATTACCAGAAGAGCGCAGAACATTATTATTTACAGCTACTATGCCAGGCGCTATTAAGCAATTGGTGCAGAATTACTTGAATAAAAATGTAATGCACCTAGAGGCAGATATGGATACTATCGGCCATCAAGGTATTGAGCATCAATATATCGTCGTAGAACCTATTGAGAAATTAGATGTTTTATTACATTTCTTAAGTTCTAGAGAAGGAGAACAAGGTATTATTTTCTGTAAAACAAAAGCTGCTGTAAATAAGCTAGCGAAGAACTTAGCGATTAACAAATTTTCATCGGGAGCACTTCATGGGAGTTTAACGCAGGTAATTCGTGATCGTGTTATGGGGCAGTTTAGAGAAGGGCAACTAAAAATTTTAGTAGCTACAGATCTAGCCTCTCGTGGTATTGATGTAAAGGATATATCATATGTTGTAAATTATCACTTGCCAGAAACGTATGATTTATATGTGCATAGAAGTGGTAGAACGGCTAGGGCAGGAGCAAACGGACTTTCTATTACTATTTTACAGCAAGAAGAAGTTGCAGATATTCCTGTTTTTGAAAAAGAACTAGGGATTACGTTTCATAAAATTGAAAAAGCAGATGCGGCGAGTATTGAAGAAACAAATGCCTTACTTTGGGCTAAGAAAGTTTTTAAAACGAAACCAAATCGTGACGTTACCGAAGATTTTAAAAATAAGATAAAAACTGTTTTTCATCATTTAACAAAAGATGAATTAATAGATAAAGTATTGGCGAATTATTTAGAGCACAATACCAATATTCTTCCAAAAGAAGAAACACCAACAAACAAGAAAAATATATAA
- a CDS encoding serine hydrolase domain-containing protein: MKNLFLLLIISITLFSCKEKIEPKETSKKNYKAINDTLTKNLQLAFDKEAIIGFSVSVVDDNGLVYDKGFGFTDIDQKNPYTSNTIQNIGSISKTLIGISLLKAQELGKLDLNDPINNYLPFKIVNPNYPDKPILIKHLAYHTSSIIDLDEIYGKSYVLKKSEHEENEGVFDYFNKPETKISLLEYIENSLTVNGKWYTKDIFSNTKPGEKREYSNIAAALCAQIIASATGQDYQSFTKVNILKPLKMSSSGWSSKDIDTIRRSKLFANKEMMIADYSLITYADGGFITSSKDLGLFLSELIKGYNGKGALLTKQSYDKLFEKQKVSEKETDGEFGIFMEFRDEFLGVEEKIIGHNGSDPGVMTAMYFSPKTETGKILIINTDTDFSDDVWPEIEEIWESLSVYENTINK; encoded by the coding sequence ATGAAAAATCTATTTTTATTACTTATTATTTCAATAACATTATTTTCGTGTAAAGAAAAAATAGAACCAAAAGAAACATCAAAAAAAAATTATAAGGCAATAAACGATACATTGACTAAAAACTTGCAACTAGCATTTGATAAAGAGGCTATTATTGGTTTTTCAGTATCCGTAGTGGATGATAATGGGTTGGTTTATGATAAAGGATTTGGATTTACCGATATTGATCAAAAGAATCCTTACACATCAAATACAATTCAAAACATAGGTTCAATATCCAAAACATTAATTGGAATATCTTTATTAAAAGCTCAAGAACTGGGAAAATTAGATTTGAATGACCCAATAAATAATTATTTGCCTTTCAAAATTGTTAATCCAAATTATCCTGATAAGCCTATTTTAATTAAACATTTAGCGTATCACACGTCTTCAATTATAGATCTTGACGAGATTTATGGAAAATCATATGTTCTAAAAAAATCTGAACATGAAGAAAATGAAGGTGTATTTGATTACTTTAATAAACCTGAAACAAAGATTTCATTATTAGAATATATTGAAAATAGCCTAACTGTAAACGGTAAATGGTACACTAAGGACATATTTTCAAATACAAAACCGGGAGAGAAAAGGGAATATTCAAATATAGCTGCCGCGCTTTGTGCACAGATAATAGCATCTGCAACGGGTCAAGATTATCAATCTTTTACAAAAGTCAATATACTAAAGCCATTAAAAATGTCATCTTCTGGTTGGTCGTCAAAGGATATTGACACCATAAGGCGTTCTAAGCTGTTTGCAAATAAAGAAATGATGATAGCCGATTACTCCTTAATTACTTATGCGGATGGTGGCTTTATTACTTCAAGCAAAGATTTGGGATTATTCCTGTCTGAGTTAATTAAAGGCTACAACGGTAAGGGAGCTTTGTTAACTAAACAGAGCTATGATAAGTTATTTGAAAAACAAAAAGTTTCCGAGAAAGAAACTGACGGAGAATTCGGTATATTCATGGAGTTTAGAGATGAATTTTTGGGTGTAGAGGAGAAAATAATTGGTCATAATGGTTCTGACCCTGGAGTGATGACAGCAATGTATTTTAGTCCTAAAACGGAAACTGGAAAAATATTAATTATTAATACAGATACGGATTTTAGTGATGATGTTTGGCCAGAAATAGAAGAAATTTGGGAATCTTTATCAGTTTATGAAAACACAATAAATAAATAA
- a CDS encoding SDR family oxidoreductase: MNSNAEDPSISSPISSEEIDKCIAILGQLVAHTDQIFDIPLAQRTELLKVSGQFSRPNRDEFSRRKKDAKKANKRKQDKMDRVARKETGIRNAREAHIFTAPKLLQAADLANKEQQELEVARNCYVCKTSFTKLHHFYDTMCTECGDFNYAKRFQSANVKGQVAVITGSRLKIGYHITLMLLRGGATVIATTRFPVDSALRFSKEADFMEWGHRLKIHGLDLRHIPSVEIFCNFIEQQYDHLDILINNAAQTVRRPAGFYHHLMENEEQPMASLPKFAQELLQDHNSCLEELTQLTSTASPNQNMPVTWHGPEPGIGLRASAKLSQIPYSFDKALVAKEVFPEGELDADLQQVDLRNTNSWRLKLGEIETTEMIEVQLVNAVAPFVLCNRLAEVMKKNPTGQKHIINVTAMEGKFHRAFKESRHPHTNMAKAALNMLTHTAAGDLAKQGIFMNAVDTGWVTDEDPAAMAKKKQEEQDFQPPLDIVDGAARVMDPLFDGINTGKHWAGKFLKDYFPIDW, encoded by the coding sequence ATGAATTCAAACGCTGAAGACCCTTCTATTTCATCTCCTATTTCCTCCGAAGAAATTGATAAATGCATTGCTATACTAGGGCAACTAGTTGCCCATACCGATCAAATATTTGATATTCCCCTAGCACAAAGAACGGAATTGCTTAAAGTAAGCGGGCAGTTTTCTAGGCCGAATAGAGACGAGTTTTCCCGTCGTAAAAAAGACGCCAAAAAGGCGAACAAACGCAAGCAAGATAAAATGGATCGTGTGGCACGGAAAGAAACGGGAATCCGGAATGCACGAGAAGCCCACATATTTACGGCACCAAAATTATTACAAGCAGCAGATTTAGCAAATAAAGAGCAGCAAGAATTAGAAGTTGCTCGTAATTGCTATGTCTGTAAAACATCTTTTACCAAGCTACACCATTTTTACGATACCATGTGTACGGAGTGTGGCGACTTTAATTATGCCAAACGTTTCCAATCCGCCAATGTAAAAGGGCAAGTAGCCGTGATTACCGGCTCTCGCTTAAAAATTGGCTACCATATCACTTTAATGCTATTGCGTGGCGGAGCAACCGTTATTGCAACAACGCGCTTTCCTGTAGATTCCGCTTTACGCTTTTCTAAAGAAGCCGATTTTATGGAATGGGGACACCGATTAAAAATACACGGCTTAGATTTACGCCATATTCCGAGTGTAGAAATCTTCTGTAATTTTATAGAACAGCAGTATGATCATTTAGACATTCTAATTAACAATGCCGCACAAACGGTACGCAGGCCTGCAGGGTTCTACCACCATTTGATGGAGAATGAAGAACAACCTATGGCTTCGCTACCTAAGTTCGCACAAGAATTATTGCAAGATCATAACAGTTGCTTAGAAGAGCTAACACAGCTTACCTCTACAGCGTCTCCTAATCAGAATATGCCCGTTACTTGGCATGGCCCTGAACCAGGAATAGGCTTACGTGCTTCGGCAAAATTATCACAGATACCCTACAGTTTTGATAAGGCTTTAGTGGCTAAAGAAGTATTCCCGGAAGGGGAGTTGGATGCCGATTTACAGCAGGTAGATTTACGAAATACCAACAGTTGGCGTTTGAAATTGGGTGAAATAGAAACTACAGAAATGATAGAAGTACAGCTGGTAAATGCTGTCGCGCCTTTTGTTTTGTGTAACCGTTTGGCGGAAGTGATGAAAAAGAATCCTACAGGCCAGAAACATATTATAAATGTTACGGCAATGGAAGGCAAATTCCACCGTGCTTTTAAAGAATCGCGCCATCCGCATACCAATATGGCCAAAGCGGCTTTGAATATGTTAACCCATACGGCTGCAGGCGATTTGGCTAAGCAAGGTATTTTTATGAATGCGGTAGATACGGGTTGGGTAACGGATGAAGACCCTGCAGCTATGGCAAAGAAGAAGCAAGAAGAACAAGATTTTCAACCGCCTTTAGATATTGTAGATGGCGCTGCACGGGTGATGGATCCTTTATTTGATGGCATCAATACCGGAAAACATTGGGCAGGAAAATTCTTAAAAGATTATTTTCCTATAGATTGGTAG
- a CDS encoding DEAD/DEAH box helicase, translating into MANSIKDQEDILAKLNIHQLNPMQVEAIAVIEKTTNTILLSPTGTGKTLAFLLPLLKTLDATIDEVQALIVVPSRELAIQIEQVLRIMGTGFKVNAVYGGRTMAKDKSELKHNPAILIGTPGRILDHFMNDRFSKESIKTLILDEFDKCLDKGFSDEMKGIIANVPRINKRILTSATQNIEIPPFVRLDKPVLINYLKEKKALKLEIKTVISPLRNKSQTLLDLVMHLGNEQGIVFCNLKENIEYLDKFLTEKKISHSTFSGEMEQYDRDRALIKFRNGTSQLLIATDLAARGIDVPELKYIIHYDVPASEEEFTHRNGRTARVNTKGTAYVMRWEKEEFPEFIKNPNRANISVKAPRKAQYWETLFISGGRKDKISKGDIAGLFFKQGEINKDQLGTIELKQDCAFVAVPLAIADDLVRKLSNTKLKKKKVRITVLE; encoded by the coding sequence ATGGCGAATAGTATAAAAGATCAAGAGGATATTTTAGCAAAACTGAATATTCATCAATTGAACCCAATGCAAGTGGAAGCTATTGCTGTTATAGAAAAGACAACCAATACCATTTTACTTTCACCAACGGGAACTGGTAAAACATTAGCGTTTTTATTACCGCTTTTAAAAACATTAGATGCTACCATTGACGAAGTGCAAGCCTTAATAGTGGTGCCTTCTCGCGAGTTAGCCATACAAATAGAGCAAGTACTTAGAATTATGGGTACAGGGTTTAAGGTAAATGCGGTGTATGGTGGTCGTACTATGGCCAAAGATAAGTCGGAATTAAAGCATAATCCCGCTATTCTTATAGGAACACCAGGGAGAATTTTAGATCATTTTATGAATGATCGTTTTTCTAAAGAGAGTATAAAAACATTGATTCTAGATGAGTTTGATAAATGTTTGGATAAAGGTTTTTCTGATGAGATGAAGGGTATTATAGCAAACGTACCGCGTATTAATAAGCGTATTTTAACTTCCGCCACTCAGAATATAGAGATTCCGCCATTTGTACGTTTAGATAAGCCAGTTCTTATCAATTACCTAAAAGAGAAAAAAGCGCTGAAATTAGAGATTAAAACGGTAATTTCTCCTTTGAGAAACAAATCTCAAACGCTATTAGATTTAGTAATGCATTTAGGGAATGAACAAGGAATTGTTTTTTGTAACCTAAAAGAAAATATAGAGTACTTAGATAAATTTTTGACGGAAAAGAAAATTAGCCATTCTACATTTTCAGGAGAGATGGAACAGTATGATCGTGACCGTGCTTTAATCAAATTTAGAAATGGTACGAGTCAGCTTTTAATTGCTACAGATCTAGCCGCAAGAGGTATAGATGTACCAGAGCTTAAATATATTATTCATTATGATGTGCCAGCTTCTGAGGAAGAATTTACGCACCGTAATGGGAGAACAGCACGTGTAAATACAAAAGGTACTGCCTATGTAATGCGTTGGGAAAAAGAGGAATTTCCAGAATTTATTAAAAACCCTAACCGTGCAAATATTTCGGTAAAAGCACCCCGAAAAGCACAATATTGGGAGACTTTATTTATTTCTGGCGGTAGAAAAGATAAGATTTCTAAAGGAGATATCGCAGGATTGTTCTTTAAGCAAGGCGAAATTAATAAAGATCAATTAGGAACTATAGAATTAAAACAAGATTGTGCTTTTGTTGCTGTACCCTTAGCAATTGCTGATGATTTAGTGCGAAAGCTAAGCAATACTAAATTGAAAAAGAAGAAAGTCAGAATTACTGTTCTGGAGTAA
- the avs2 gene encoding AVAST type 2 anti-phage system protein Avs2 — MEPVSITIITYVSLKFVDQFIKEQGYGRLKKFFFPTKKYQNRLVKIIYETVDEFETKKQIETASNKFPFYHSQILFDELNKYILFNNSQTDYSSVIELLKNNSNILIPSTSELDLFYGIFKEKINNDNKLKELFIEENYKTKIFDLGESLNSIERKIDTISSMVQTLHSETIFQPDQHWFHEQCESSIDDLGKRYTPELNVKLEVSEIFEGLGRTEEFKRKSTKLFDQLLIKGKKVLKNQPEVKESLESLENTFDELQTLFHKIDFLGTASIPVNEFNDLLNEAHSSVQQIYDYYITEERKVQKEKNDYQYYHKHGSELRNIREFEHELTSIQNFIHGSSFKLANNPFLLLDGEAGIGKSHLIGDLVSRRIKKEHESVFLLGQHFVTEEDPWTQIFKRLQINSKAEDFLRKLNQRAKESEKRIVLFIDAINEGKGNYFWNEFVKSFINEIKKYEWLGLVLTIRTSYKSLIFPDEERSSIDIVEHHHFGFRNIEYEASKLFFDNYKIELPNVPLLHPEFQNPLFLKLFCEGINKAGLTRIPDGLQGITTIINFFVKNVNIVLSKPKRVGYSDSLNLVQKSIYALIKYKVDNQLRYISYELAYQVVNESISSFIDKKSFIDDLITEGVLSKNRFWKEDNDYEEGVYLAYERFEDHLTVQYLLEQYSELEKEFAENGKLHSYVKDENAIYRHKGLIEAFSIQVPEKKGYEFYTLIPDLKDKYPIVESFVESLLWRKVETINEESKNYVNEHVFSYQGTHDYFWETILAVTGIPNHFFNAHSLHNHLIKSSLAERDANWTQFLKYIYSDDSSVKRLIDWAWNQTDKSHISDESVLLSSITLAWFHTSTNRKLRDCSTKALVSLLHNRIDVLLKLLKMFEGVNDPYVSERLFAVAYGCTLRTDQKEKITELSEYIFKTIFSDPTGVIPHILLRDYARGAIEYAHYLGNELSFELSKVRPPYQSNWPEEIPSDEELKGKYDNENYRHLWRSVMGFGDFSRYTIGTNSGSSEWSGCKKGETPIDREQVFEEFKNKLGSEQLELLNSLDPIITREPDGDFEFGNEIKFEIAIGRKTEEELDQKRYDFKKSLTHEFLSQYEQEIEPFLDHNFRIINTGEYFDLRVAQRLILSRVIELGWNPELHLSFDKGVGTGRGRGTTPNERIGKKYQWIAYYEYMALLSDNFIKQEGLGEKKEAPYQGPWDPYVRDIDPTLLISETGSYNDEQPQDFWWVNNKLFNWDCTNESWVNDSSVLPKMEEIIQIKDDKGTEWLVLEGYPSWSEPKKIGEEKWDQPHKELWCNIRSYLVKDHEYDSFKDWATQQEFMGSWMPESADRYEMFSREYYWSPAQDYFMTEYYGGTEWTEVYDKESGEYVAEVNVTAQGFLWEEEFDESKEESISFLKPSTVIYKSMDLKYSQIEGEFIDSSKEVQCFATNVYHNSKSYLLVRKHSFLKFLNENNLKVVWTVLGEKQIIGGRSFGTDYPGRLEINGAYYFDKEELKGVINTKNT, encoded by the coding sequence ATGGAGCCAGTATCAATTACAATAATAACATACGTATCTCTCAAATTTGTTGATCAATTTATAAAAGAACAAGGTTACGGAAGGCTTAAGAAATTTTTCTTTCCAACAAAAAAGTATCAAAATAGACTGGTGAAAATAATATATGAGACAGTTGATGAATTTGAAACCAAAAAACAAATAGAAACCGCTTCCAACAAGTTCCCTTTTTATCATTCCCAAATTTTGTTTGATGAATTAAACAAGTATATTCTATTCAATAATTCACAAACCGATTATAGTTCTGTCATTGAATTATTGAAAAACAACTCCAATATTTTGATCCCTAGCACTAGTGAATTGGACTTGTTTTATGGGATTTTCAAAGAAAAGATTAACAATGACAATAAACTAAAGGAGTTATTTATTGAAGAAAATTACAAGACCAAAATCTTTGATTTAGGTGAAAGTCTCAATAGCATAGAAAGAAAAATTGACACAATAAGTTCAATGGTTCAAACTCTGCACTCCGAAACGATATTTCAACCTGATCAACATTGGTTCCATGAGCAATGTGAATCATCAATTGATGATCTAGGAAAAAGGTATACTCCTGAGCTAAATGTAAAACTTGAGGTATCTGAAATATTCGAAGGTCTAGGAAGAACCGAAGAGTTCAAAAGGAAATCAACAAAGCTTTTTGATCAGCTTCTGATAAAAGGGAAAAAGGTATTAAAGAATCAACCTGAAGTAAAAGAAAGTCTTGAGAGTTTGGAAAATACCTTTGATGAATTACAGACGTTGTTTCATAAAATTGATTTCTTAGGAACTGCCTCAATTCCAGTAAATGAGTTTAATGACTTATTGAATGAAGCTCATAGCTCCGTACAACAAATCTATGATTACTACATAACAGAAGAACGCAAAGTACAAAAAGAAAAAAATGATTACCAATATTATCATAAACACGGTTCTGAGCTAAGAAACATTAGAGAATTTGAGCATGAGCTTACTTCCATTCAAAATTTTATTCATGGTTCTTCATTCAAGCTTGCAAATAACCCTTTTCTACTCCTTGATGGTGAAGCAGGTATAGGGAAATCACATTTAATTGGAGATTTAGTTTCAAGAAGAATTAAGAAAGAGCATGAAAGTGTTTTTCTTCTTGGCCAGCATTTCGTTACAGAAGAAGACCCTTGGACACAAATTTTCAAAAGACTTCAAATCAATTCTAAAGCTGAAGATTTTCTAAGAAAATTAAATCAAAGAGCTAAAGAGTCAGAAAAGAGAATAGTTCTTTTTATTGATGCGATCAATGAAGGCAAAGGGAACTACTTCTGGAATGAGTTTGTAAAAAGTTTCATTAATGAAATAAAAAAATATGAATGGCTCGGTCTAGTGTTAACTATTAGAACTTCCTATAAAAGTTTAATTTTTCCTGACGAAGAAAGGTCTAGCATAGACATTGTAGAACATCATCATTTTGGATTTAGGAATATTGAATATGAAGCAAGTAAGTTATTTTTTGATAATTATAAAATTGAACTGCCTAATGTACCATTGTTACATCCCGAATTTCAAAATCCACTATTCTTAAAACTATTTTGTGAAGGAATAAACAAAGCTGGATTAACCCGCATTCCTGATGGCCTTCAAGGGATCACCACAATTATTAACTTTTTTGTCAAAAACGTAAATATTGTATTATCAAAACCAAAACGAGTTGGATACTCAGATAGTTTAAACCTAGTACAAAAATCCATTTATGCTTTAATTAAATACAAAGTTGACAACCAACTTAGATATATATCATATGAACTAGCTTATCAAGTTGTTAATGAATCCATTTCAAGTTTTATTGATAAAAAAAGCTTTATAGATGACCTAATTACAGAAGGTGTACTATCAAAGAACCGATTTTGGAAAGAAGACAATGATTATGAAGAAGGAGTTTACCTAGCATATGAGAGATTTGAAGACCACCTAACTGTTCAATATTTACTTGAACAATATTCTGAATTAGAGAAAGAGTTCGCTGAAAATGGTAAACTCCACAGTTATGTAAAAGATGAAAATGCTATTTATAGACATAAAGGACTAATTGAAGCTTTTTCAATACAGGTTCCTGAGAAAAAAGGATATGAGTTTTATACTCTTATTCCAGATCTTAAAGATAAATATCCAATTGTCGAGTCTTTTGTTGAAAGTTTACTTTGGAGAAAGGTCGAAACCATTAACGAAGAGTCAAAAAATTATGTTAATGAACATGTGTTTTCCTATCAAGGCACACATGACTATTTCTGGGAAACTATTCTTGCAGTTACGGGAATTCCAAATCATTTTTTTAATGCTCACTCTCTACACAATCATTTAATAAAATCCTCTCTCGCTGAGCGAGATGCAAATTGGACACAATTCCTTAAATATATATATAGTGATGATTCATCTGTAAAACGACTTATAGATTGGGCTTGGAATCAGACGGACAAATCACACATTTCTGATGAATCGGTTTTGCTTTCAAGCATCACGCTGGCATGGTTCCATACTTCCACAAATAGAAAGCTCAGAGATTGCTCCACAAAAGCATTGGTCTCTTTACTACACAATAGAATTGATGTGTTATTAAAACTCTTGAAAATGTTCGAAGGAGTTAATGATCCATATGTTTCTGAACGGCTATTCGCTGTTGCTTACGGATGTACATTAAGAACTGACCAAAAGGAGAAAATAACAGAGCTAAGTGAATACATTTTTAAAACTATTTTTAGCGATCCAACAGGCGTAATCCCACACATATTATTAAGAGATTACGCCAGAGGAGCAATTGAATATGCGCATTACCTTGGTAACGAGCTTAGTTTTGAATTATCAAAGGTTAGGCCACCATATCAAAGCAATTGGCCGGAAGAAATTCCTTCTGATGAAGAATTAAAAGGAAAATATGACAATGAAAATTACAGACACTTATGGCGTTCTGTTATGGGGTTTGGTGATTTTTCAAGATATACAATAGGAACTAATAGTGGTTCTTCAGAGTGGTCGGGTTGTAAAAAAGGTGAAACACCAATTGATAGAGAACAGGTGTTTGAGGAGTTCAAAAATAAATTAGGCTCCGAACAACTGGAGTTATTGAATAGTCTTGATCCAATAATAACGAGAGAACCTGATGGCGATTTTGAGTTTGGAAATGAGATTAAGTTTGAAATTGCCATTGGTCGAAAGACAGAGGAAGAGTTAGACCAGAAAAGATATGATTTTAAAAAATCGTTAACACATGAATTTTTATCTCAATATGAACAAGAAATAGAACCATTTTTAGATCATAATTTTAGAATTATTAACACAGGGGAATATTTTGATTTAAGGGTTGCTCAAAGATTAATCCTTTCAAGAGTTATAGAACTTGGGTGGAATCCTGAGTTACACCTTTCCTTTGATAAGGGAGTAGGTACTGGAAGAGGAAGAGGTACTACTCCTAATGAAAGAATTGGGAAGAAATACCAATGGATAGCCTACTATGAATACATGGCACTGTTATCTGATAATTTCATAAAGCAAGAAGGATTGGGAGAGAAAAAAGAAGCCCCTTATCAAGGACCTTGGGATCCTTATGTTAGAGATATTGACCCAACATTGTTGATTAGTGAAACTGGAAGTTATAATGATGAACAGCCACAAGATTTCTGGTGGGTTAATAACAAATTATTTAATTGGGATTGCACCAACGAAAGCTGGGTAAATGATTCAAGTGTTTTGCCTAAGATGGAAGAAATCATCCAAATAAAAGATGATAAAGGTACAGAGTGGTTGGTTTTGGAAGGTTATCCATCTTGGTCAGAACCAAAAAAAATTGGAGAAGAAAAATGGGATCAACCACATAAAGAGCTTTGGTGTAATATTAGAAGTTATCTGGTTAAAGATCATGAATACGATTCATTTAAAGATTGGGCTACTCAACAAGAATTCATGGGCAGCTGGATGCCTGAAAGCGCAGATAGGTATGAAATGTTCAGTAGAGAATATTATTGGTCACCTGCTCAGGATTATTTCATGACTGAATATTATGGAGGCACTGAATGGACAGAAGTTTATGACAAGGAATCAGGGGAATATGTAGCAGAAGTCAATGTAACTGCACAAGGCTTTTTGTGGGAGGAAGAGTTTGATGAATCAAAAGAAGAAAGTATTAGCTTTTTAAAACCAAGTACTGTTATTTATAAGAGTATGGATTTAAAATATAGTCAAATAGAAGGTGAATTTATTGACAGCTCCAAGGAAGTACAGTGTTTTGCGACAAATGTCTATCATAATTCAAAATCTTACTTGCTTGTTCGAAAGCATTCTTTTTTGAAGTTTCTAAATGAAAATAATTTAAAAGTTGTTTGGACAGTATTGGGAGAAAAGCAAATAATAGGAGGACGATCTTTTGGAACTGACTATCCAGGAAGATTAGAAATCAATGGGGCATACTATTTTGACAAAGAAGAATTAAAAGGAGTTATTAATACTAAGAATACCTGA